GTCACTGACTTTTATTGCAGGCTTCTTAGGAGCTGCTGAGTCATTTATTATCGGACCCGGTGCATCCTGGGTCATAATATTATATCTTGTAACCGCTACATAGAGGTTCTCTGCCGAGGCATAAATGCTCTCTCCTGAACCCAGATAAGTGGATACATTGACGCCTTCTGACGGGCGGTCAAGGTCAATGCCCGCAGCAATCATATAGTTGGGTTCTACGGAACCCGGGAAATATCCGATTTTTCCATAGTCAATATTTATGAAATCTTCTTGTACTGCAGTATCCCTGTAGGAGGGTGTATCATTAACTTCGGCGTTTTCCAATATGTCATAGTAATTCAAGTTTTTGTTTGATACAAGATACAGCTTGGAGTCTATCTTCCTTGAAGATAGGTAGCTTCCCTCCAGCTCTATTTCCCTTATCTTCTTTATATCATCCTTATTGGCTATGTCATATATCAGCATTTTTACTGTATTGTTGCTATAGTAATCGCGCTTGGAAGGCATTGCGCGCTTGGAATTTGAGCCGTACATAGGAATGCTGGCATTTGATGTTCCTATTACAACCAGCCTCTTATCATCCAAGTAAAGCTCAGTTGGATGCATGTCTTCCCCATCCAAGCCTATGACCTTTTTTATCTTCATTTTGTCAGAGGGATATACCTCTGCTACCACTATCCTGTTGTTGTTCACCTGATAAAGGTATTTCCCGTCTGTTTTCACTATATCCGCTTCATCTACCCCGTTCACCTGTACATTTGTGGTAGAATAATCCCCTGAGACTGTATTACCATCCTGCTTGGAGCTGTCTGCACTCTCGCTAGCAGCTGCTGCAGAAGCTAACGCTGCCTCGTTAAAAGTAAAAAGTATTGTTCCATCTCTCATTTCGTTCGTTCCATATGTTAAATAATCATTCTGCTCGGCTGCTTCAGACAGAAGCTTTCTCAGGTTCTCTCCATTGCCGACTTTTGGCAATGGCTCCTTTGCAGCTTTAGCAACAGTAAACTTTAATTTGAGACCGTTTTTTATTTCGCTTCCTGTGACGTATTTTACAGATTTTCTTATGTATAATGTATAGGTTTTCCCAGGCTCATACTGCCTGAGAGGTGATACTATTATGGACTTGCCGCCGATTCCCAGCTCACGTGCTACAGGCATCCTGTCTCCCCGCTCATTTACTACATAAACATTGCTCCTGCTGACTGTCGCACCCATCAGGGCAGAGTCAAAGGGGATTTCTATCGCAATCCCGGGGGAAGCCCCTACCCGCTCGGGCAGCTCGATATAGGCATCCTC
This DNA window, taken from Clostridia bacterium, encodes the following:
- a CDS encoding beta-propeller domain-containing protein codes for the protein MKNSGKVLRSCFIGLLIICIALPVVAFAREDAYIELPERVGASPGIAIEIPFDSALMGATVSRSNVYVVNERGDRMPVARELGIGGKSIIVSPLRQYEPGKTYTLYIRKSVKYVTGSEIKNGLKLKFTVAKAAKEPLPKVGNGENLRKLLSEAAEQNDYLTYGTNEMRDGTILFTFNEAALASAAAASESADSSKQDGNTVSGDYSTTNVQVNGVDEADIVKTDGKYLYQVNNNRIVVAEVYPSDKMKIKKVIGLDGEDMHPTELYLDDKRLVVIGTSNASIPMYGSNSKRAMPSKRDYYSNNTVKMLIYDIANKDDIKKIREIELEGSYLSSRKIDSKLYLVSNKNLNYYDILENAEVNDTPSYRDTAVQEDFINIDYGKIGYFPGSVEPNYMIAAGIDLDRPSEGVNVSTYLGSGESIYASAENLYVAVTRYNIMTQDAPGPIINDSAAPKKPAIKVSDRETVIYRFALDNGKLDYTGKGKVPGSILNQFSMDESKGFFRIATTKGDVWGEGGNISKNNLYVLNSDLDICGSLEDVAPGEKIYSTRFMGDRAYMVTFKKVDPLFVIDLKDVKNPKILGALKIPGYSDYLHPYDENHIIGFGKDTIELSNEGSRGKSGSTTAYYQGMKIALFDVTDVNNPKEKFKEIIGDRGTNSELLRDHKALLFSKEKELMAFPVTVMEIKNKENIAAGNMPAYGSFAFQGAYVYNIDLVEGFKLKARISHISEEEYSKSGDRWYDSNKNVERIIYIGDDIYTISKGMIKANSIKDMKEKGTLLIP